One Nonomuraea angiospora DNA segment encodes these proteins:
- a CDS encoding M64 family metallopeptidase, with amino-acid sequence MRIFAALALAAALLPVLPVPAAAAEAGAATVAPVQVTGSPARRFNLIIMGDGYTEPEQAKFRADVDRHLNVMWSIEPFKTYRNYINVYRVDIVSGESGISCDPGLDAPRKVTPLGMGFWGRCNPASVQRLITMDNAAATRYADLVTGTSSGNRQILALGNSGTYGGAGGSYATASGSNSMSALISPHELGHSLGGLQDEYDYYQRGVPGGAYPGAEPSSPHHTLLTEQQLKDQQKKWWRWLGEPSESGGPIGRYEGGLYYTTGVWRPSRHSMMKTLGYYFDQVSREVMVQRITAKTMVIQDATPNQQPVGADRVLWVEPMRPVGHSLTTTWNVDGKDLASHDDALDLRTLGLSPGTHTVTATVSDPTEFVRDPAIRAAITKSRTWTVDTSLTTPPDGAEAAFVSSTPTDRPLGRADVVYVETTHPAATVPEVTWTVDGRPAGAGTDLDLGKLDLRPGTHTLTAALGGQTLNWQIDASRPDTRYELSEPLAAAGDAYVYNGPFSMRLAGEDDRGGYVVSESRMDGDGWFNYFGWPTSSELPWTFSEEGTVIDSLVYGKLPRGRHTIEYRSIDAAGNQGTPKSFTVTTIAPPPACTRTVTGLHQGAIVVADGVTCLDGAQVSGPITVRPGASLVVKGGRIAGTLTAAQPAAVHLLKASLTGALNVSGAKALAIVGADLRGAVLLAGNTAPILSGSTISGALLCTGDRPVDLGVPNKGARSCVRLAAAARGGAYEAVEHGGK; translated from the coding sequence ATGCGTATCTTCGCGGCCCTGGCGCTGGCCGCCGCACTGTTACCCGTGTTACCCGTGCCCGCGGCGGCCGCCGAGGCGGGCGCGGCCACCGTGGCGCCCGTCCAGGTCACGGGCTCTCCGGCCAGGCGATTCAACCTGATCATCATGGGCGACGGCTACACCGAGCCGGAGCAGGCGAAGTTCCGGGCGGACGTGGACCGGCACCTCAACGTGATGTGGTCGATCGAGCCGTTCAAGACGTATCGCAACTACATCAACGTCTACCGCGTCGACATCGTCTCCGGCGAGTCCGGCATCAGCTGCGACCCCGGACTGGACGCGCCGAGGAAGGTCACCCCGCTCGGCATGGGCTTCTGGGGCCGCTGCAACCCCGCCAGCGTCCAGCGCCTGATCACCATGGACAACGCCGCCGCCACCCGCTACGCCGACCTGGTCACCGGCACCTCCTCCGGCAACCGGCAGATCCTCGCGCTCGGCAACAGCGGCACGTACGGCGGCGCCGGCGGCTCGTACGCCACCGCCTCGGGCAGCAACAGCATGTCCGCCCTGATCAGCCCGCACGAGCTGGGCCACTCCCTGGGCGGCCTGCAGGACGAGTACGACTACTACCAGCGCGGCGTCCCCGGCGGCGCCTACCCGGGAGCCGAGCCGTCCAGCCCCCACCACACCCTGCTGACCGAGCAGCAGCTGAAGGACCAGCAGAAGAAGTGGTGGCGCTGGCTGGGCGAGCCCAGCGAGTCGGGCGGCCCCATCGGCCGCTACGAGGGCGGCCTGTACTACACGACCGGCGTCTGGCGGCCCAGCCGGCACTCGATGATGAAGACCCTCGGCTATTACTTCGACCAGGTCAGCCGCGAGGTCATGGTCCAGCGCATCACCGCCAAGACCATGGTCATCCAGGACGCCACACCCAACCAGCAGCCCGTCGGCGCCGACCGGGTGCTCTGGGTCGAGCCGATGCGCCCCGTCGGCCACTCGCTGACGACCACCTGGAACGTGGACGGCAAGGACCTCGCGAGCCACGACGACGCCCTCGACCTGCGCACCCTCGGCCTCAGCCCGGGCACGCACACCGTCACGGCCACCGTCTCGGACCCGACCGAGTTCGTCAGGGACCCGGCGATCAGGGCGGCCATCACCAAGTCCCGCACCTGGACGGTGGACACGTCGCTGACCACCCCGCCGGACGGCGCCGAGGCCGCGTTCGTCTCCTCCACCCCCACCGACCGGCCGCTGGGCCGCGCCGACGTCGTGTACGTGGAGACCACCCATCCGGCCGCGACCGTGCCCGAGGTGACGTGGACCGTGGACGGCCGCCCGGCGGGCGCCGGCACCGACCTCGACCTGGGCAAGCTGGACCTGCGACCGGGCACGCACACCCTGACCGCCGCCCTCGGCGGCCAGACCCTCAACTGGCAGATCGACGCGAGCCGGCCCGACACCCGCTACGAGCTGTCCGAGCCGCTCGCCGCGGCCGGCGACGCCTACGTCTACAACGGCCCGTTCTCCATGCGGCTGGCGGGCGAGGACGACCGCGGCGGCTACGTGGTCTCGGAGTCCAGGATGGACGGGGACGGCTGGTTCAACTACTTCGGCTGGCCCACCTCCTCGGAGCTGCCGTGGACGTTCAGCGAGGAGGGCACGGTCATCGACTCCCTCGTGTACGGGAAGCTGCCGCGCGGCCGGCACACGATCGAGTACCGCTCGATCGACGCCGCGGGCAACCAGGGGACGCCGAAGAGCTTCACCGTCACCACGATCGCCCCGCCGCCCGCCTGCACCCGCACGGTCACCGGCCTCCACCAGGGCGCCATCGTCGTCGCCGACGGCGTCACCTGCCTCGACGGCGCGCAGGTCAGCGGGCCCATCACGGTGCGGCCCGGAGCCTCGCTCGTGGTCAAGGGCGGCCGGATCGCCGGCACGCTGACCGCGGCGCAGCCCGCCGCCGTCCACCTGCTCAAGGCCTCCCTGACCGGCGCGCTCAACGTCAGCGGCGCCAAGGCGCTGGCCATCGTGGGCGCCGACCTGCGCGGCGCCGTCCTGCTGGCCGGCAACACGGCGCCGATCCTGTCGGGCAGCACGATCAGCGGCGCGCTGCTGTGCACGGGTGACAGGCCCGTCGACCTCGGCGTGCCCAACAAGGGCGCGCGATCGTGCGTCCGGCTAGCCGCGGCCGCCAGAGGAGGCGCTTACGAGGCGGTCGAGCACGGCGGCAAGTGA
- a CDS encoding phosphotransferase family protein, translating into MDSRTKRRLSDAELDALLRRALGTGVVAVTELTDGYANAVWRLKLDDGREVVLKLSPPPDLDQLSYERNLLRMEAAAYELAAQAGVPVATLLCAGFDDPVLGGDYLLLDALDGVSWNDVKPEGEQALRQELGRHLARFNAVSGEVFGYPHAGIVGATWRQAFLAMVGALVGDTERYPTPLPRSPGEIMAVVEAASPVLDEVTTPRLVHFDVWPGNVFLDVSGPPRIQAIIDHERAFWGDPLAEFVTPTIFGELAEDDPLLAGYREVTPLELTPAARTRIDLYRAYLYLILLVENGPRQYPEEEYARLREASFGSLAAVLDRLVSASSGGRG; encoded by the coding sequence GTGGACAGTAGAACCAAGCGCCGCTTATCCGACGCCGAGCTCGACGCCCTGCTCCGCCGCGCGCTGGGCACGGGCGTCGTGGCCGTCACCGAGCTGACCGACGGCTACGCCAACGCCGTGTGGCGGCTGAAGCTCGACGACGGGCGCGAGGTGGTGCTCAAGCTGTCCCCGCCGCCCGACCTCGACCAGCTCAGCTACGAGCGCAACCTGCTGCGCATGGAGGCCGCCGCGTACGAGCTGGCGGCGCAGGCGGGCGTGCCGGTGGCCACGCTGCTGTGCGCCGGGTTCGACGACCCGGTGCTGGGCGGCGACTACCTGCTGCTCGACGCGCTCGACGGGGTCTCGTGGAACGACGTCAAGCCGGAGGGCGAGCAGGCGCTGCGCCAGGAGCTGGGCCGCCACCTGGCCAGGTTCAACGCGGTGAGCGGCGAGGTCTTCGGCTACCCGCACGCCGGGATCGTCGGCGCCACGTGGCGGCAGGCGTTCCTGGCGATGGTGGGGGCGCTGGTCGGCGACACCGAGCGCTACCCGACGCCGCTGCCGCGCTCCCCCGGCGAGATCATGGCGGTGGTCGAGGCCGCGTCGCCGGTGCTCGACGAGGTGACGACGCCGCGGCTGGTGCACTTCGACGTCTGGCCGGGCAACGTCTTCCTCGACGTCAGCGGCCCGCCCCGGATCCAGGCCATCATCGACCACGAACGGGCCTTCTGGGGCGACCCGCTCGCCGAGTTCGTCACGCCGACGATCTTCGGCGAGCTGGCGGAGGACGACCCGCTGCTGGCGGGCTACCGCGAGGTGACGCCGCTGGAGCTCACCCCGGCGGCGCGCACCCGCATCGACCTCTACCGCGCCTACCTCTACCTGATCCTGCTGGTGGAGAACGGACCCCGGCAGTATCCGGAGGAGGAGTACGCCAGGCTCCGCGAGGCCTCGTTCGGCTCACTTGCCGCCGTGCTCGACCGCCTCGTAAGCGCCTCCTCTGGCGGCCGCGGCTAG
- a CDS encoding LacI family DNA-binding transcriptional regulator — protein sequence MNRPTLEAVAARAGVGRGTVSRVINGSPNVSSKAREAVELAIRELGYVPNRAARALVTRRTDAVALVVSESQLRVFDDPFFAGTIRGIGSALSETGLQLILAMARTTEEYDRLEQYLTGQHVDGVLLLSLHGADPLPGRLEEMGVPTVLGGRPVGLDPYSYVDMDNRAGARQAVKHLLGLGRTRIATIAGHQDMGVGVDRLAGYRDALLPAGLPELVVYGDFSEESGSAAMTQLLASHPDLDAVFAASDPMALGAMRVLKAAGRAIPEDVAVIGFDDSKAALHADPPLTTVHQPTEQMGRQMAQLLVARINGEELRQPVVILDTHLVRRQSA from the coding sequence ATGAACCGACCGACTCTTGAGGCAGTCGCGGCTCGGGCCGGTGTAGGCCGGGGCACGGTGTCTAGAGTCATCAACGGCTCGCCGAACGTCAGCTCCAAGGCCCGCGAGGCCGTGGAGCTGGCCATCCGCGAGCTGGGCTACGTGCCCAACCGCGCGGCGCGCGCCCTGGTGACGCGCCGCACCGACGCGGTGGCCCTGGTGGTGTCCGAGTCACAGCTGCGGGTGTTCGACGACCCGTTCTTCGCGGGCACCATCCGCGGCATCGGCTCGGCGCTCTCGGAGACCGGGCTGCAGCTCATCCTGGCGATGGCCCGCACCACCGAGGAGTACGACCGGCTGGAGCAGTACCTGACCGGGCAGCACGTCGACGGCGTGCTGCTGCTGTCGCTGCACGGCGCCGACCCGCTGCCGGGGCGGCTCGAGGAGATGGGCGTGCCGACCGTGCTCGGCGGCCGCCCCGTCGGGCTCGACCCCTACAGCTACGTCGACATGGACAACAGGGCAGGGGCCCGGCAGGCGGTCAAACACCTGCTGGGCCTCGGCCGCACGCGCATCGCCACCATCGCCGGTCACCAGGACATGGGCGTGGGCGTCGACCGTCTGGCCGGCTATCGCGACGCGCTGTTGCCCGCCGGGCTGCCGGAGCTGGTGGTGTACGGCGACTTCTCGGAGGAGAGCGGCTCTGCGGCGATGACCCAGCTGCTGGCGAGCCATCCCGATCTCGACGCGGTCTTCGCCGCGTCCGACCCGATGGCCCTGGGCGCGATGCGCGTGCTCAAGGCGGCGGGGCGGGCGATCCCGGAGGACGTGGCGGTGATCGGGTTCGACGACTCCAAGGCCGCGCTGCACGCCGACCCGCCGCTGACCACCGTCCACCAGCCGACCGAGCAGATGGGCCGGCAGATGGCGCAGCTGCTGGTGGCCCGCATCAACGGCGAGGAGCTGCGCCAGCCCGTCGTGATCCTCGACACCCACCTGGTACGCCGGCAGTCAGCGTGA
- a CDS encoding GH1 family beta-glucosidase encodes MTTQEEQTRAGLRFPAGFAWGAATSAYQIEGAVEEDGRGVSIWDTFTRTPGRILNGHNADVAIDHYHRYREDVRIMADLGLSAYRFSVSWPRIQPTGSGKVNQKGLDFYKRLADELRGHGIDPWLTLYHWDLPQELEDKGGWPNRDVAYCFADYAATVHEALKDHIHTFSTVNEPWCAAFLGYASGEHAPGRREPENAIRGAHHLNLAHGLAVQAMDARRVGGCVNLYAVTPATDSAEDLDAARRIDGLQNRFFLDALLLGRYPEDVLEDVPGDGDFIQPGDLKIINAPIDVLLVNYYSRFTVSGAPGGRQSAAAAPTDSGSPWVGSEHVSFVSGGQPVTAMGWEIDEGGLVEVLTRVAREYPPIPMVVSENGAAFDDVLEDGRIHDAERRAYVEAHLGACKQAIEAGVPLEGYFAWSLMDNFEWAWGYGKRFGLVRVDFETQERLIKDSALWYSEIIRQNRRHEPTDS; translated from the coding sequence GTGACGACACAAGAGGAACAGACGCGTGCCGGGCTGCGCTTCCCTGCGGGCTTCGCGTGGGGCGCGGCGACCTCGGCGTACCAGATCGAGGGCGCGGTCGAGGAGGACGGGCGCGGCGTCTCCATCTGGGACACCTTCACCAGGACGCCGGGCCGGATTCTCAACGGCCACAACGCGGACGTGGCCATCGACCACTACCACCGGTACCGGGAAGACGTCCGGATCATGGCGGACCTGGGCCTGTCGGCCTACCGTTTCTCGGTCTCCTGGCCCCGCATCCAGCCGACCGGATCCGGCAAGGTCAACCAGAAGGGGCTGGACTTCTACAAGCGGCTCGCCGACGAGCTGCGCGGGCACGGCATCGACCCGTGGCTGACCCTCTACCACTGGGACCTGCCGCAGGAGCTGGAGGACAAGGGCGGCTGGCCGAACCGCGACGTGGCGTACTGCTTCGCGGACTACGCGGCGACGGTCCACGAGGCGCTGAAGGACCACATCCACACCTTCAGCACCGTCAACGAGCCATGGTGCGCCGCGTTCCTCGGCTACGCCTCGGGCGAGCACGCCCCTGGCCGGCGCGAGCCGGAGAACGCGATCAGGGGCGCGCACCACCTCAACCTGGCGCACGGGCTGGCCGTCCAGGCGATGGACGCCCGGCGCGTCGGCGGCTGCGTGAACCTGTACGCGGTCACGCCCGCCACCGACAGCGCGGAGGACCTGGACGCCGCGCGGCGCATCGACGGGCTGCAGAACCGGTTCTTCCTGGACGCGCTGCTGCTGGGCCGCTACCCGGAGGACGTGCTGGAGGACGTGCCGGGCGATGGCGACTTCATCCAGCCGGGCGACCTGAAGATCATCAACGCGCCCATCGACGTGCTGCTCGTCAACTACTACAGCCGCTTCACGGTCTCGGGAGCACCAGGCGGCAGGCAGTCGGCGGCGGCCGCCCCCACGGACTCGGGGTCTCCGTGGGTGGGCAGCGAGCACGTGTCGTTCGTCAGCGGTGGCCAGCCGGTGACGGCCATGGGCTGGGAGATCGACGAGGGCGGCCTGGTGGAGGTCCTCACGAGGGTGGCGCGGGAGTACCCGCCGATCCCGATGGTGGTCTCCGAGAACGGCGCCGCCTTCGACGACGTGCTCGAGGACGGCCGGATCCACGACGCCGAGCGGCGCGCGTACGTGGAGGCGCACCTGGGCGCCTGCAAGCAGGCCATCGAGGCGGGCGTGCCCCTGGAGGGCTATTTCGCCTGGTCACTGATGGACAACTTCGAGTGGGCCTGGGGCTATGGCAAGCGGTTCGGCCTGGTGCGCGTGGACTTCGAGACCCAGGAACGGCTGATCAAGGACAGCGCGCTCTGGTACTCGGAGATCATCCGGCAGAATAGGCGCCATGAACCGACCGACTCTTGA
- a CDS encoding carbohydrate ABC transporter permease, producing the protein MNNFSPTLATRLMLALAVLLSAFPLYWMLVIASRTNADAVSVPPPFLPGGNLGDNIVAVLNNEDAKFLLGLTNSFIVSSIVTVSVVIISTLAGFAFANLSFKGRNLLLVLVLLTMAVPLQQMGVVPLYRLMVSLEWTGTLKAVILPYLLNGFGVFLMTQYTRQAVPMELVEAARVDGAATLRIWWNVVLPAVRPGMAVLGINTFMLMWNDFMWPLIVLTPDNPTVQIAITSLNARFSTNYTLIFAGTALSIIPLIAVFVAFGRQIVGGLMEGAVKA; encoded by the coding sequence ATGAACAACTTCTCCCCGACCCTCGCCACCCGGCTCATGCTGGCCCTGGCCGTCCTGCTGTCGGCGTTCCCGCTGTACTGGATGCTCGTCATCGCCTCCCGTACGAACGCCGACGCCGTATCGGTGCCGCCGCCGTTCCTGCCGGGCGGGAACCTGGGCGACAACATCGTCGCGGTGCTCAACAACGAGGACGCCAAGTTCCTGCTGGGCCTGACGAACTCGTTCATCGTGTCGAGCATCGTCACCGTCTCCGTGGTGATCATCTCCACGCTGGCCGGCTTCGCCTTCGCGAACCTGAGCTTCAAGGGCAGGAACCTGCTGCTGGTGCTCGTGCTGCTGACGATGGCGGTGCCGTTGCAGCAGATGGGCGTGGTGCCCCTCTACCGGCTCATGGTGAGCCTGGAGTGGACCGGCACGCTCAAGGCGGTCATCCTGCCGTACCTGCTCAACGGGTTCGGCGTGTTCCTGATGACGCAGTACACTCGCCAGGCCGTGCCGATGGAGCTGGTCGAGGCCGCCCGGGTCGACGGCGCCGCCACGCTGCGGATCTGGTGGAACGTCGTCCTGCCCGCCGTGCGTCCGGGCATGGCGGTGCTCGGCATCAACACGTTCATGCTCATGTGGAACGACTTCATGTGGCCGCTGATCGTGCTGACCCCGGACAACCCGACCGTGCAGATCGCGATCACCTCGCTCAACGCCAGGTTCTCCACGAACTACACGTTGATCTTCGCGGGAACGGCGTTGTCCATCATTCCGCTCATCGCAGTATTCGTCGCATTCGGCCGCCAGATCGTCGGCGGCCTCATGGAAGGTGCGGTCAAGGCGTGA